The following nucleotide sequence is from Leopardus geoffroyi isolate Oge1 chromosome D4, O.geoffroyi_Oge1_pat1.0, whole genome shotgun sequence.
GAAGCctcatttaaatttgaataattcAGCCTCCCTTTTATTTCTCAGGATCAAAACAACAAGGGGTGTGGGGTTGCATAGAAAATAGGAACCTCGGAGACCAGGAAGGGCGCCTTTCGGGACCGAGAGTGACGCGGAAGCACCGCCTCCAGCCCAGGTCCCCGCgcggcccctccccccatgaCAGGGTTTTTGGATTCGAATCGGGTCCTTGAAGCTCCGGGAGACTGAAGAAGGGGCCAAACAGTCCTTCAACTTACTCAGCAATTAGCACAAGAGATTCACAGTCTTAtaggtattttataaaaatataaatatgggtACACTGTTGCCTTCACAACGCTGGATACAACGCCCTTTAAAATTGGGTTTATAACCAAGATTCAAAACATACACCTAAAACTTGgcttaaaatatgttaatattttatattctgtcaTAAATGTTATGACATTCAAATGTGGCAaatccatttacttttttaaaaaagtgtgcgACCTACTAACTATAATAGAACTCACTAGAAAAGGTAGGACCCCTCCCGCCCCCATCACCGCCACACCCGAGCACCCGTGCTCCCGAGGAAACTTCGCAAAGCCAGCAGGTTCGGGGGATGGTGGCCTCTCTCacgggagaggggagagggagccccGGGGCTTCCCAAAATTGTGTGCCTGTGTgtcaggagggagaggagagggggtacgggggtggggggaggaggaggaggggagagagtgagaagcagggagagggaccTGCACGGGAAAACCATCAGGCTGGGCGGTGTTTTCAGTGCAACCAAGAAATGACAGActcaagtttttagttttaagactaagaaaaaaaaaaaaaaaaagtatcttcccCCCTATAACCACATTGACCACGCAcaatattttccaaacaaaaaaaaaattcaggcgCACAAACTTCAcccacaaatatacacacacatgataAATAGTTTAGAACCCTAAGAACAGCGGAGCGTCTCCACCGTCGCGCGTCCGGGCCGGAAACGCCCCGCCGTGGCCCCTGGGCGACTGCGGGCTTCGGCCGCGGGTCCTGCGGGCGGCGGAGCGCCCCGAGCCCGGCGTCCCCGCCGCCCGCCTTCCACCTTCGGGAGAAAACATTTTGACCGGAGGATCCGGTGTCTCGGGACTCCAAACTTGCTGGTAGCGAGACTCAAATTTCAAAGGGGCTGcagcccgcgccccgcccccacctcccccccacccccccaccgcgaGGCGGAGGGCGGGGGCCGTGGGAAGCCCTCGGCCCGGGTCCGGGCGGCCGCGCGGGGGCGTCGACCCCTGGCAGCGGGCGCCGCGCGGCCCCCGTGGGCGCGGACGCGCGCGCCAGACTCGTTGTGGCCGCGGGGCCCGGGGGCCCGGTGCGCACCGAGGTAGTTGGCGGGAAGGTACAGCAGACGACACGCTCGAGGCCCGCGTCCGGGTCCGGGCGGGCATCACCGGCCGCTGCCCGCGTACTTGGCCTTGGTGATGAGATAGAGCACGATGTCCTGGTGGCCGCCGAACGCGGCGATGTGCAGCGCGCTCCAGCCGTCGCGGTTGGCCAGGCGGATGTCGGCGCCGAACTTGACCAGCAGCTTCACGAGCTCCAGGTTGCCGTCGATGACCGACTGGTGCAGCGCCGTCTGGCCCTCAGGCCCGAACGAGTTCACGTTGAACTCGCAGTTGGTCATGTTCTGCAGCAGCGACTGCAGCTCCTGCGTGTTGCCCTTGCGCACGGCCTCCTGGAAGATGCGCTGCGTCTGCGGCGCCGAGCAGGTGGACAGCTCGGCCTGGCTCATGCTGCCTCCGGGCGCGGGCCGCGGGCCGCGCCGGGGCTcagcgcgggcggcggcggcggcggctgcggcgcgGGCCCCCGGCTGTCTCGGGGCGCGCCTCGGCGCATGGAGGGCGCGGCGCCCCCGGGCCCCGCACGCCGCCCCTGGGCGTTCCGGGCtctgggggccgggggccgccGCCGCGGGGCCCCCGCCGCATCCAGCCGCGCCCGGGCGAGCGGGCGACGGGGGCGGGCACTGCGCTCGCGGGGGCCGGCGGGCCCGGCGGCGGCGCCGCGCGTTCCGGGTCCCTGCTCGCTGCGGCTCCCACGCGGGTCCCACGCGCCTCCCCACGCGCAGCTACActcgcccgcccgcccgccgcgccgGGGCGCCTTTTACTCCCTTTATATTTGCATAACAATAGGGCGCCCGTGACGCGCGCGCCGGCGACCGGATGATTGGGCGGCGCCcacgtgggggcggggcgggggcggggcgtgcCTGGGCGGTAGCGCGCTTCGCGGCAGGGGGCGCTGGTCGCCGGCAGGGGGCCAGGTGGCCGTAGCGGGGGGTCCTTGCTCTCCGCACCCCCGCGGTCGTCCCGCCTACTCCCCTTTCTGCCACTCGGGGAATTCCAAGCTCCCTCCGCGGACAGACCCGGGCCCGATCCCCGGCCGAGCGCAACCCCGAGGTGCACCGAAGGGCGGCCTACCCGTGGTGGGGGTTCGCTGACATTTCAGACCCGGGAGGCCCGGGTGGAGAGCCCGGGTCTCACTCCGCGCTTCCGGAGCGCGGGCCGCAGACCCTCTGCGTTCCTCGCGGGCTGGGTGCGCAGCGACAAGACTGGCTCAGCCTGGCCCCCAGGACACGAAGTCCACGCGGGTGACGAGTCCACGAACAGCTCGGGCGTGTGACCTGGGCCACGCGGTCTTTCCTGAACGAGGGCTGCTCCTCTGGCGGCCTGGGTCACCCCGTGTTTTGCCCCCAACCCGACAAGCGTGAGGAGCCAAACCCTGAGGTCCCACCCGGACGAAGCAGGGTCTTTACAGGAGGAAGCTGGGGGCTGGAGGTGCTCAGAAGCCCCTCCAAGGCGGGGAGGTCAGTCGGCCGGACCTCAGGGCCTGCTTCCCTCTCCTGGGCCACCTCCATCAGCACGACTAGGGACAGGCAAGGCCTGGCCAGGTGAGCAGCCCCAGGTAGGGCACCGAGGACCGAAAGAAAGCCCAGCAGTGACTCATTTCCAATCTGTAAACCCATTTTTTATTGACATTCTAATACTCCCGCCAGATTTCCTCATTAGGATTTTACAGCTTATAGCTGGGCTCTGGTGGCTGGAAATCGAGCAGGAATGAGTCTCGGAGCAGTAGGCCCAGGGCAGCAGGGCAGCACACAGGAACTTCAATTCCTTCAGAAGCGGGCTGGAAATTCCCGAGGAGGCGGCCCTGGGCCTCAGCCCGGGAGTCCCCCCCTGTCAGGCCTTGTTTGGGGATGGGCTCCCGTGGGCACCTGCCCGGTGTGCCCCGTGTTTGGAGACATATGTGGGTGGGCGTGTGCCCCCCATCTCGCTCTGTGCTCTGGAACGAGTCGCAGCAGAATCGCAGGAAAAACTGGGTAAGGCCACCCCAGGGCTGGCTGCCTCTGGCCAGCTGCCCTCAGACCTGACCGTTGTGGACTCTCTCGGCGTCCTCCTGGCAGCCAGAGAGAGCTCCCCGAGTCCCTCCCTCTGGTCTTCCCGAGGCTGGTGGTCTGGCTGGTGGTCCAGCTCTTCCGCTCAGCCTTGCTCCCACCAGGAGCTCCCCACAGTGTAGGTGGGTAAGCCCCGGCCTGAGGCGGGAGTCCTgaaccaggccctgtgctaggttCAGCTGAGGTTGTgacctggtgggggtgggggtggggtgccggCGTCAAc
It contains:
- the LOC123593864 gene encoding notch-regulated ankyrin repeat-containing protein, with protein sequence MSQAELSTCSAPQTQRIFQEAVRKGNTQELQSLLQNMTNCEFNVNSFGPEGQTALHQSVIDGNLELVKLLVKFGADIRLANRDGWSALHIAAFGGHQDIVLYLITKAKYAGSGR